Within the Rickettsia rickettsii genome, the region GTAGCGTGGCACTCCATAAAAATACTAAAAATTAGCATTTTTATACTTCCTTGCTTCGTCAAAAATTACAGTTTTTCTTAGCTCAGACGTTAAATTCTTAACTAATCTATCTTTACTAAAAGCTGCCGAATTAGGTGATAAGTTGTATTATAGTATAAAGAAAAAATGTAGGTGTAGGGAAGAAAGTAAAAAGGCAGATAAATAAAACCTGCCTTTTTATAATTGTTAACGAGAATATAACTCGATTACTAAATGCACTTCTGCTTCAAAAGGATATGGGACATCAGAAAGAGCAGGAACTCTTAAATATTTACCGGTTAATGAAGGTACATCAAATGATAAATACCCCGGTGTTGTTTGACCTTGTTTTGAAACGGATTCTTGGATAAGCGGTATTTGTTTTACGGATTCTTTAACTTCTATAACATCGCCTGCCTTTAGTCGTATGCTTGCGATATCGGCTTTCTTACCGTTTAATTTAATATGTCCGTGTGAAACTAACTGTCGTGCAGCAAAAATAGTTGGAGCTATATTCATTCTATAAACTACCGTATCAAGTCTACTTTCAAGTAACCCAATGAAATTTTCACCGGTATTACCTTTCATTTTTTGAGCAAGTGCAAAAATATTTCTAAATTGTTTTTCAGTGACACGACCGTAGTGGCATTTCAATCTTTGCTTAGCTTTTAAATGTAACCCATAATCTGAAGTTTTAATCATGGTATTCTGCCCATGTTGCCCGGGACGATAATTTCGTGTATTGAAAGCATCCTTGCTATCACCCCATAGACTTACTCCAAGTCTTCTACTAGCTTTATATTTAGAACGAACAATTTTTGTCACTGATAATATCCTTAACTTATTATTTATTATTTGAATTACAAAAAAATATATACATTTCTTGCCTCAAAGTCAATAATTGATTTTTAACCTAAAACTTTTTATATTTAATTAAAAAATATTTCATATGAGTTCCTTAGTAAGACCAATCAATTTAGGTAAAATCAATAATTCACAAAGTACTGTTAAAGACTATATTTTACTTATGAAACCGCGTGTAATGTCACTTGTGATTTTTACGGGTTTTGTAGGTATGTGGCTTGCTCCTTATTCCGTGCATCCGTTTATTGCTGGTATTGCAGTTGTTTGCATAGCGCTTGGGGCAGGTAGTGCAGGGGCAATTAATATGTGGTACGATAGAGACATCGATAGCTTAATGAAACGTACCCAAAAAAGACCGATAGTAAGAGGAGTTATAGAATCTGATGAAGCTTTATCTTTTGGTTTGATAACGGGATTTTTTGCAGTATTTTTTATGGCTTTATGTGTTAATCTACTTGCATCCTTTTTACTGCTATTCACTATTTTTTATTATATCTGTATTTATACTATTTGGTTAAAGCGTCGTTCTATACAAAATATCGTTATTGGCGGAGTATCGGGAGCATTACCTCCTGTGATAGGTTATGCAGCGGTAAGCAATACTATATCTCTAGAGTCGATTATATTATTTTTGATTATTTTTATTTGGACGCCGCCGCATTCATGGGCTCTTGCTTTATTCTGTAACGATGACTATAAAAACTGTAAAGTACCGATGATGCCTGCAGTAAAGGGGACTGTATATACTAAAAAACAAATTCTAATTTACAGTATTCTTTTATTTATTGTTTCGCTAATGCCTTTTTTTATTGGAATGAATAATTTTATATATTTAATAATTTCTGGTATCCTTGGGGTAGTATTTCTATATTATGCCGGTTCTTTATTCTATGACACCCCTGATAACAAACAAGCTAAACGATTTTTTGCCTATTCTATATTTTACTTGTTTTTTATATTTTTACTTTTGTACTCAACTAACACTATATCCACTATTAGCTGAGAGATAATAGTGTTGGGTTACTTTTATAGAAGCTAAAATTGAAACCCAACGTGAAGAAACATATCATAAGTGTATTTTCATGCCAGTGATTTTTTATTTATAACTGTAATTTTTAAATTTTATGCTTTTGTTTCGTAATTTTGATAAGTAGGAAGAGTTAGAATATATATCGTATTTTATTTCATGGGAGCAACCTGTCATGCAACACACTCCATCGTTGGATCAAACTACTCTTAATACTGGCTTTATAACGTACCGCCTTGCCTCCATATTCGCTTACTTTATTTTCCTGTATAATTTGGTTGCCAAATTAAAGCTTCACTCTCTAATCTATTTAAGGCAATATTTCTTTCATGCTGCTTATCGTTATGCGTTAAAAATATGCATTCCGCTTTTATAAACGGTTTATATTGGTTGTTTATGTATTGAGCTAAATCTTCAAATAACTTTGCATATTCGGTAAGCCAGCCTTCATAAGCAATAATAGGAGCAAAGTTTAGATGAACTTCGTAACCTGCTTCAATAAAAATATTCACCGCTTTTATTCTCTCGATAATTGGACTCGTTTTTGGCGCTAATATCTCACTCATTCTTGTCGGTATCAAACTAAATCTAATCCTTATTTTGTTTTCAGGATTAAAATTAAGTAATTTAGGATTGACATATTTAGTAGCAAAAGTGGCTTTAGCACGTGGATCTTCTTTAAAGAAATTAAATATCTTTAACCAATTAGTGTGTTTCCAATGCAAACTTACATCGGTAGAACAACCTATATCATATGTCCAATATTTAGAATCTGTTTGATTGGAAATTTTAGTCGGTAAGTTTGCTATATGTTTATCCAATACGTCAAGTATTTGATCTATATTTTCATTGATACATAATGTCTCATAGTTATGATGCATAACATAACAATAACTATTTCTGCAACCTCCGGCACAGCCATACATGAAGTTAGGAGTTATGTAATCAGCTGATCTTCCATTAGGACGTACGTGCAAAGTTTTCGTATTTTGTACTATTTTCTTAATCATACGATTTTAAATTAAAGTTTATTTAAACTACTTACTTAGCTTTACAAACTTCAGATTTATTTACTTACGTTGAAATTGTAGTTATAAATTATTAATTACAAATATATCATAAGTTATGGAAAAACCAAGCTATCTAAATTTTGATAATAAAAGTTATAAATGGAAAAATGATATTGAGTATCGTAAATGCCCGGAAAGCTATAGAGTAGGTAAAGGGGAGCAAGGAGTATGCATTTGTCAACCATATAAAAATGAAAATTTGCCTTATTGGAAGTTTAAAACTTCTGAAATTGCTAAAGAAAGTAGTGAAAAAATATCTCGATCTTCATAACAGATATCCAATATCAAGAAGAAAAACACAATCTACGAAAATTCGTTTAAACTGATCCTGAAGAAATTTTATTGAAACTTATAATAAGACTGAAAAATATAACAATAGAGAAGCTGAAATTTTTTCATAGTTTAAGTTCTATTTTAATGGAAAAACAACAAGATAATGCGATTAAATCATTAAAGAAAGCTATTGAACTAGATCCAAGTAAAGTATACTATCACGAAGAGTTTTTTAATAAATTACATAAAATAAATCCGGAGGAAGCACTCGCTTCTATCAAAAGAGCTATAGGGTTAAATCCAAATAAAAAATCATTATATGAAGACCTTATTATTTTGTTGAAAAAGGTAAATTATGATGGAGAAGTAGCAAAAATTACTAAAGTAATTCAAGATTTCCCTAAAAACATACCTAATTTGGTATTAGGTACTGAGGAAACAAAGGATTTGTATCCAATTAGGTTTGGCACAGGAGTAACTGTATCAAAACGTGGGTATTTATGAGTTTTGCACTGTCATCTAGTTGCTTGCTAACTAAGTCTAGAAAAAATAACTTCAACATTGTTACTACACTATATTATATGTTTTGCTGGATGATGACATAGAGAGGAATAATAAGTCACACAACACCCGTGACGGTCACATTAAAACAGTTTCTTCAATCCTTTTTGTAGAAGCTTATTCACAGGATCTGCTTGTTGGTTTTCCTGCGGAGGGCTGTTTTGTTCCTCTGTATTTGTATCCTTTTTCTTTCTGAGACCCAAAGCATCTTTAATAATATTTTCAGGTTTCTTCTCTCCGCTTTTTAAGTCTTTAATAACGCTATTAAATACGTTTTTAACTAAATATGTTTGAAAGGCTTGAACGTCTAATTTATGCTGCGGATTATTTATGAATCCGTATAATTTAACGGCTATAGGCGGTAAATCCGCAATAGTAACACTTGCACTAATATCCATCATATATTGTGGTAAGTTAATTTGACCGCTTGCATTTGTTGTGGCAGGTGAAGCATCTAAACTACATTCATTTAAATTAAGCTTGCCTTGCGTTATATTTCCTCTGGCAATTAAATTTTTGAACGATGTGGATCCGCCACTAAAGGAGCTGTTAATCAGTCGCAATACTCCTTCAGTATTTTTAGCATTATTTACCGCATCTGCTATTCGGTTTAAATCAAATCCGCTTATTTCCCCGTTATCGCTATTTACGTTAAATTGTCCATTTAGATTATTAACATATGTATAAACGCTATTACCGCGAGAAGTAAGATCGGCTTTAAAGCTTAGTCGCCCATCAGTTATTTTTATTTTATCCGATTGCGGAGTGAAGCTTTTGAGATAGGCATTTTTTAAATCGATTTTAATTGCAGCGTTTTGATCTTTGGCTGAACTCACATAACCGGTGCTACTTAGTTCGCCACCGTAAATGCTTGCATTAACTGAAGTAATATTCAGCGTGCCGCCGGTGATATTTAATTTTGCTTTTAAATTATTTATGATTAATGAGTCGTTAGTTAATTTATCAATATTTGCGGATAATTGCCCTTCAATTTCATTTAAAAACCCTAAATTAATAGGATTATTTGACCAAGGAGAATTATTTTTAGCTGTAGGTATGTTTTGAGTAGCAGGACTATTAGTTTTATTTGGAGCAGGAGTAGGACTATTACTTGTAAGAATTTTATCCAAATTCACTAACGGACTATATAAGTTAAGATTAAAATTGGGCTTCTGAGTTTCTAAATTAATATCTCCTTTAATAGATATATTAGTATTAAAAGCGGATATTTTATTATTAATATGGAAAGTATCTTTAATTTTTTGCACTCCTCCGTTTAAATGCAATACTCCAATCTGACTTAAATTACTTACTCCCATAAGAGACATAAACGACTCAAAATTATTAATTTTTAGATTGTGCGAAATAGTTATATCTTGTGCTAAATTTTTAAGCTCAATATCTCCCGTTAGATTAGTATTTGCAGCCGATAAATTAATATTTTGTAATTTTATTGCTTGAGCATTACTAATGACATTAGAAGTAAGTATAAGTTTTTGGTTAATAATAGACGGTAATTTATCGGTCTTTAGTTTTAGAGCATCAAGTATAGGTTTTAAACTATCAGCTTGTAGCATAATATTTGTCTTATCTAAATTAGAGCTAATCTCGGTTATAATGTTACCGGGATTGATAATAATATTTGATTTCAGATTATTACGCTCTATATCATAATTTGCATTTGCTAGTAATTCTATATTTGGATAATTAAGTCTAGCATCTTTAATAGCTATATTTTTACTATCGGCAGTAATTGCCGTAGTTAGCTCGTAGTCATTTTGTAAATCAGCAGGCATACCTAAAGTTTTAGTATTACCTTTAATATTTGTGTTACCTATGAACGCATTATTTTCGCTATCAAATTTTCCTTCGATTGTAATTTTTTCACCGGCAAGATTAATATTGGCACTTAACGGAATTATTTTACCGATTTCTTCAATATTGCCGTCTATATTAATTTGCTGTTCCAAAGCCTTTAAAGCTAAAGTCAAATCTATAGGACCTTTAAGGCTTTTAATTTTAGTCTCTAAGTTAATATCGTTAAATATTTTCTCACTGTTTTTTTCTATATATATTACTTTGCCGTCTATAATTTTAAAATGACTAATCAAAATAGGAAGTGCTAATTCAGTTTTAGTATCGGTAGATTCTACAGAGCTAAGTTCATTTGTTTTGGATGCATTATTAGGTGTAGAAAATTGCCAATTTTTTTGTCCATTACTTAAAACTTCTAGATTTATAATCGGTTTTTGCAGTTCTATAGAAGCTACTTCAATTGCGCCTCTAAAAAGAGGAAAAAGTCGCAATGACGCTTTAGCACCTTCAACGGAAACTAGATGAGGTTCTTTTGTACCGTTTATTGATGATAATTTAATGTCTGATAGTGATATTGCGGGATTCGGTAGTAAAGATAATTTTATGTCGCCGTTAATAGTTAAATCTCTATTTGTAGCCTCTTTAACTTTATCTATTACTATTTCTTTATAATTATTTAAAGGAATAAAGAAAGGAATAACAATTAATAATAATATTATACTTATAAATATAATAAGTGAGTATTTTAAAGTTTTAGGCATAGAGCTTAACCTTCTATTTATATACATATATTAATTATAGTATTTAAGGATTAATTGTCAATTTTATATAATTTACTCAATTAAGGATTAAAATAATTATATTCTATGTCATTCCCACGAGGCGTTGTTGTGTGGATCGGTTTTTCCATCATTGCGAGTAGATGTTGTTGCGTGGACCGGTAAAACCCACTGTGTCACCCCGTGGCTTGACCACGGGGGCCATAAAAACAATAAATACTAATAAATTTAGTATTTTTAAATGGATCCCGTGGCACGCCACGGGATGAAACAGAGGTGAATAAGAATCGTAGGGTACTATAAAGAAATTGAAAACTACGGTAAATTATTCAAGCTTCTCTTTGATAATTTAAAATCACATAATCTTTAGTTATAATAGGAAAAAATTCTTTATTGAAAGGTAATAATTCGGTTGTTTGATCTGAAAATTCTATTTCAATTATGTCACCGGCACCAAAGTTAAGAATATTTTTAATTTTGCCTATTTCTTTATGATCTTGGTTTAATACCGGTAAATGAGTTAAATCCGCTATATAAAATTCATCTTCTTCTAGTTCCGGTAAACTTGCTCTTAAGCAAAATATTTTATAACCTTTTAAATGTTCAGCTTCATTTCGAGTAGCTATATCATTAAATGTACAAATTAATTCTCCTTTGGCATTTTGGCTAATTAGCTTAATATATATATTGGCTCCTGACTCATTTACTAAATTTCTTTCAAGTATTTTTGTAGCAGGGTCGGTAAAAGATTTTAACATTACATGACCTTTAATTCCATGACATGATTTTATTACACCGACTAAAATTAAATTTTCTAAAGAATTCATTAATTTGCCTTTAAATTTTGATAATTATATATAATAATATATTTAAACACTTTTTTACAGACATGATAAAAAAAATAGCTGCCGGCGTCATAATTTGTTTTTCATTATTGTTATTTATAATGTGTGGTGCATTATCGTTTGTTAACTATAATTCGGTTACTAATAATTTTACCAGTCATTTAGGAATTGCGAAAGAAAATATCGGAAAAATAAAGATGCATAAATTTCCTTTGTCCTATTTAGTTATTGAGACGATAAGAGAAGAAGGAAAGTTAGATTTAGAGCAGATTAAAATTCATTTTTCGTTGTGGTCGCTTATAAAATTTAATCCTAAAATTAATAAAATAGATATATTAGATGCTAAATTTTATTCACATTCTAATGTATTAAATATTTATAATCATGAAGAGTTAATAAAGAATTTCTTTAAATATAAATTACAAAATATAAATCTAAATGTTACTAATCTAAGTATTATTAATAAACAAGATTATTCTATTTTAAATTTTAATAATTGTATATTAAAAAAAGAAAATGCTTTATCGTCTAATTACATATTTAAAACTACAAGTAACTATATAGGTAAAATTTCAGGTTCAATTAATAAACGTGACGATATAGTAGATTTTAGTCTTAATATTGATAATAATGATTATGGTTTTAAGTTATCGCAAATTTACAAAGATTCTAAGCTTACTAGCGGCAGTGGTGAATATCAGATTAAAAATTTAGCATCGGTAATGTATAATATATTACCGGATTTAAACCATCTTTTTAATAAATTTAATCAACATGAGGCAGTAAACGTTAAATTTAATATTTCAAATAATGAAGATGCAATAGAACTAAAAGACATAGTAATAGCATCATCTTTTATTATTGGTCATGGATTTGTTAACATTGCTAAAAATGATAATATTACTACTAATGTAAAACTAGATTTTCCTAAAATAGATTTAAGTTCGTTAATTTCTCCAAATGCAGAGGGAACATTTAATACTTCTTCTTCAAATATTAGATTTATTTTTGCCAATAAATTACTTAAAGCAGACGTGGCAATTAACGAAATAATTTTAAGTAATAATGAAGAACTAAAAAAAATAGTCTTTTCTTCTAACTTATCAAAGGGTACTTTAAAGATAAATGAATTTTCAGGTAATATTAAATCAGGTGGAGAATTTAAGCTGACAGGTAATGTAACACAGAATGCCGTTAGAAGTATGTTCGATGGACAGCTATATTTAAAGCACAACGATATAAATTCGTTACTGCATATTTTAGGATTTAACGACGTTACTATTAAAGAAGCTATTCCTTTTAGCTTGTCATCGGATTTAAAACTCACTTTAATAGATTTATTTTTTAAAAATTTATTACTCAAAACAGATCATTTAAATTTATCAGGAAATTTTTCTAGTAAATTTATTGCTCAAACACCTCGTTTAGACGCTACGCTTAATATATCTTCGCTTGACTTAAGCAGTAGAACGTATCCAATAATTTCGCCGCTTATCGAATTTACAAAAAATTTAACTAAAGATATGAAAGCTCTAGATTATCCAAGTAAATTCATCCCTATTAGAACAATAGGATATTTAGCTAATTTAGATATTCTGATAGATAGCGTTAAGTATAACGATCATGTATTTGACAAAATGAATTTGCTTGCTAAAATCGTACCAGCTAATATAAAAATTAGTAATTTAGATTTTAAAACTGCTAACAGCTATTTATCAACTAGCTGGAACTTAGATGCATCGAGTGTATTGCCGTCTTTGACCGTAGAAATTAAGGACGGTAATCTTACTACTGATTTATTATCACCGGCAGGAATGCTGAATTTAAGAAATAAATTAATAAATGATTATAGTTTAGATAAAGCTACCTTACAAGTTTCCGGTACATTGTCGACATTATTACAAAATGATTTAATATTGAAAAATGTTAAATTTTATGTAGCAAATAATAATAATTTATTACAATTTAATAATATTGAAGCAGAATTATTAGGTGGTAAGCTTCAAGGTAACGGCAATATTTTATTAGAACCTTATGCTATAAATTTCGTATATGCTTTAAATACAATAGATTTAAACAAAGTTTCAGCTCTTATGCCTAAAATATTTACTGCAAGTGGCGGAAAAATAAGTATAAGCGGTAGTTTAGGAACTAACGGTAACACTCTTCAAAGCCAGCTATATAACCTTACTACAAAATCACAATTTGCTATAAACAATATAGATGTTAATAATTTTGCAATTGATGCTTTTATAGAAAAAATTGATACAGCTGATTATAAGGTACAAAATTTAGATAAAGATATAAATAGTGCTATAACCACAGGCCAAGAAAATATTAGAGGTATAAGCGGTGATATTGAACTACAAAAAGGTATTGCCCTTTTAAAGAAAGTAAAATTTGCAACACAATATAGTAGCGGTGCGGCCTCTTTTGCAGTTAATATATATAATTTTGATATGGATGCATCTAGTATTTTATCATTTTACGTGCCGGCAAGGCTTGTTAAGTTAAATACCTCAAATACAAGTTCTGATAAAGATAGCTTGGCACATCTTAATATAAAAATGCAAGGGAGTATTTTTGCTCCTAAGAAAACTTTTGATAGTAGTGAGCTAAAAAAATTACTTATACCCCAAACAACTGAAGACACAATTACTACAGATAACCATTAAAAATAAAAATAAATGACTAATACTAAAACTTTAGAAGCAAATATTAGCTTTGAAGAAGCTTTAAAAGAGCTTGAGGAAATTGTTAAAAAAATAGATAACGGACAAGAGAGTCTAGAGACGGCAGTTAATAGCTTTGAAAGAGGTATTTTACTTAAGAATCATTGTGAGAAAAAACTAAAAGAAGCTCGGTTAAAAATTGAAAAAATTACTAAACTTGCTGATTCTACAGTGGTCTTAGAAGAGATGGAAGTGTAGTGTTGACATAAAGCATACATTGTACTAATACCATAAGATGACAAAGAAATGTAATTATAGCTTTTCTGCTGAAAAAATTATAAGTTAATAAGTGAGCGCAAGGTAAGTTTTGAAGAAATAATATCAGTTATAGAAAGTAATTGTTTATTGGATATAATAGAACATCCAAATCCTAATAAATATTCAGAGCAAAAAATGTATATAGTTAAATTTAATGAATACGCCTATTTAGTGCCTTTTATTAGTGAAGTTGATAGAACAATTTTTTTAAAGACTATTATTCCACGTCACAAAGCTACTCAGGAATATCTAAAAATAGGAAAAGTAATGAGAAATAAAGAGAATATATCAAATATAATACTAGATGCTGAAGAAAGCGCATTGCTCGAGTCTTTTGAAAATGATGAATGGCAAAGAATTAAAAATTTTGAACAAGAGAAACATATATCACAAGTGGCAGAAGCGAATTATTTAAAAAAAGATACTCGAATAAATATTCGTATTTCTAGTAGTGATTTAATGAGAATAAAACAAAAAGCTGCTTATGAGGGATTACCTTATCAAACTCTTATTTCTAGTATATTACATAAATATTCAGCAGGACATGGTTAATAATACCTATGTAATCATATAATTGACTTTATCTATACCGTTCCTAATATTGTTTTGATGAGTTTTTGTGTTGGATGTTTATATTTAACAAAATACATTATTCCTAATAATTTTCAAAAAGAAGAGCTTGGAAGTCTTGGTGGGTTTTGATCAGGTGTAGTCGTTAGTATGTATGCGGTATCAACCGGTTTTGTATTAATTTATTTACTTGGTAATTTTAATAAAGCACAAGAAGGGGTGGCAGCAGAATCTATAGTGTTGATGAGGCTTGCAGATAGTGTAGGTTGGCTTCCAGGCCTACAATTTATCTAGATATTAAAAATTATACCAAAGGTGTAATGCGGCGTGAATGGCAATTAATGAAAGACGGCAAGCAAATCGGTCATGAAGTTCTTAGTTTCCTCCAAGATATTAATAAGAGACTAAAAGCTTATAAAGCACGCGAGCAAATGCAGCTATTGACTAAGCAGGTAAATCATTGAAGAGATAAAAGAGCTTTATACAGTAAGGTATAAAAGGATTAAAATGTCCTATTTTTCCTTAAATATTCAATATTGGATAGTTGTATGTATAATGACTGCTATTAATTTAATTTTTGTCTGTATGCTTGGCACCAAGCTTTATTTACATAAGATTTCGGTTGGTTTAGTTTGTATCACTTCATCATCAATGCTTTTGTTATTATTTATATTAGACAAACCTTTTCGAGGTCCTTTTGCCGTAAATCAATATGACCTTATTAAGGCTGTACATTATATTGAGAGATTAAATTAGTGATATCTGTAACAACATAACGCCATAATTTATCCGTGCCTTTAGTAATACCTATACGAGCAGTAGTAGAGTAGGGTAGCTTTAAGCCGATATCGCCGACAAAAAATTCGTTGTTATTTATGAGATCGCATTTATTATGAGAAATATTAATTCCTAAATATTTGCATAATTTACCCGGACCGTTGAGGTATAGATTTTCAGGCGAAATAACATGTACGCCTCTTATTAAGGTCGCAGCAGGGAAACCTTTAGCTTCGGTTACGAAATTTAAACAATAATACATTCCGTAAATTAAATAGACATAGCTAAAGCCTGCAGGACCAAACATTATATCCGTTCTTTTTGTCCGCCCTCTTGCTGCATGGCAAGCAGGATCATTCTGCCCTATATAGCTTTCAGTTTCAGTAATGATAGCTGTTTTACCTTGGAAATAAAGAGTTTTACCGATTAACTCAGTGCTTACTACATTAGTATCTCTTGCAAAAAATTCACGAGGTAAAGGGATTAGTTTATTCATGTTTTTGAAAAAAAATATTTAAATTCTTATTCCATTTTGTAGGAGTGAAGTTAGTAATTGCATATTCAGATATATTATTTATATAAAAAGGATCTTCTCTTAATATATCTTTAAGCTGACTTAGTTTTTCTATATTAGCTAAAATAATACCGCCAATTCTTGGATGTATAGGACCTAATAAAATGTCCTTTATCATAACATGTATCTAAACATTTTCTATGTTGCGTAATAAATTTTCAATAGAAGAAAGATCTAAGCCTAAGGTATATTTAAGGTTTACAATAAACATAATTTATATTTTTTTATTAAGTGGTTTAGAATTTTTTATAGAGATTGGAACTGTATCATATCCGCCGTCGCAAAACGGTTGACATTTGATAATTCTTTTAAAGGTAAACCACAAGCCTTTTATGCTGCCGTGCATTGATATAGCTTCTTTGGCATATTCAGAACAAGTGGGGTGAAACCGGCAATTATTGCCAAGTAGTGGAGAAATGAAATATTGATAAAATCTAAGTAATAATAATAAGATTCTAGTCATTTTGAAGCTTGTCTATTATTTCCCCCATTTTTTCTTGAGTTAGATCTTCATAATAATCGTCATTAATCTGTACGACCGGAGCGTTAACGCATGCTCCCAAACATTCTATCTCGCTTAAAGTAAATTTTTGATCTTCAGTAGTTTCTTTGAGTTTTACACCTAATTTCTTTTCGCAAATTTTCATTATATCATCAC harbors:
- a CDS encoding AsmA-like C-terminal region-containing protein; translation: MIKKIAAGVIICFSLLLFIMCGALSFVNYNSVTNNFTSHLGIAKENIGKIKMHKFPLSYLVIETIREEGKLDLEQIKIHFSLWSLIKFNPKINKIDILDAKFYSHSNVLNIYNHEELIKNFFKYKLQNINLNVTNLSIINKQDYSILNFNNCILKKENALSSNYIFKTTSNYIGKISGSINKRDDIVDFSLNIDNNDYGFKLSQIYKDSKLTSGSGEYQIKNLASVMYNILPDLNHLFNKFNQHEAVNVKFNISNNEDAIELKDIVIASSFIIGHGFVNIAKNDNITTNVKLDFPKIDLSSLISPNAEGTFNTSSSNIRFIFANKLLKADVAINEIILSNNEELKKIVFSSNLSKGTLKINEFSGNIKSGGEFKLTGNVTQNAVRSMFDGQLYLKHNDINSLLHILGFNDVTIKEAIPFSLSSDLKLTLIDLFFKNLLLKTDHLNLSGNFSSKFIAQTPRLDATLNISSLDLSSRTYPIISPLIEFTKNLTKDMKALDYPSKFIPIRTIGYLANLDILIDSVKYNDHVFDKMNLLAKIVPANIKISNLDFKTANSYLSTSWNLDASSVLPSLTVEIKDGNLTTDLLSPAGMLNLRNKLINDYSLDKATLQVSGTLSTLLQNDLILKNVKFYVANNNNLLQFNNIEAELLGGKLQGNGNILLEPYAINFVYALNTIDLNKVSALMPKIFTASGGKISISGSLGTNGNTLQSQLYNLTTKSQFAINNIDVNNFAIDAFIEKIDTADYKVQNLDKDINSAITTGQENIRGISGDIELQKGIALLKKVKFATQYSSGAASFAVNIYNFDMDASSILSFYVPARLVKLNTSNTSSDKDSLAHLNIKMQGSIFAPKKTFDSSELKKLLIPQTTEDTITTDNH
- a CDS encoding exodeoxyribonuclease VII small subunit; the protein is MTNTKTLEANISFEEALKELEEIVKKIDNGQESLETAVNSFERGILLKNHCEKKLKEARLKIEKITKLADSTVVLEEMEV
- a CDS encoding DNA-3-methyladenine glycosylase gives rise to the protein MNKLIPLPREFFARDTNVVSTELIGKTLYFQGKTAIITETESYIGQNDPACHAARGRTKRTDIMFGPAGFSYVYLIYGMYYCLNFVTEAKGFPAATLIRGVHVISPENLYLNGPGKLCKYLGINISHNKCDLINNNEFFVGDIGLKLPYSTTARIGITKGTDKLWRYVVTDITNLISQYNVQP
- the yidD gene encoding membrane protein insertion efficiency factor YidD, translating into MTRILLLLLRFYQYFISPLLGNNCRFHPTCSEYAKEAISMHGSIKGLWFTFKRIIKCQPFCDGGYDTVPISIKNSKPLNKKI